One stretch of Roseimicrobium sp. ORNL1 DNA includes these proteins:
- a CDS encoding trypsin-like peptidase domain-containing protein: protein MFERLLSTSLITLLFVPLSAIQGAEPQKGLHELLVRDGKKIENSDNIPLSYSKVVRATQPSVVTILTLTNPEPEDLATAEKPPERSQFNLIAPEPERKVEARPGGGSGVVLTAEGHIITNNHVVEDAHVIKVRLPNSTKDLDATLVGRDPASDIALLKVDTAPLKPITIGDSSQMEPGDIVLALGSPFGFEQTVTLGIVSGTGRSLHGMQERESFEDFIQTDAPINPGNSGGALVDAQGRLIGINTATYGGGWMGANSLGFAVPSNLAIRVANDLLVHGRVIRGFLGSVLVPVDEKEALPITGRSDQLPGKVTDIVAGSPAESAGFASGDIITAVNGVPMPTSSKLKFVIAGMVPGTKAEFTVLRGKETLTLTPTLGQAPKPYDRRVLTPRQESESLALQPGLEIGLLSRTHRLRIQVPGNLEGVRVVRAEVDGKPMSSLSTDDVILSINGKTTSSPKIAKEIFDAIPSGRPIMLRLWRHEAEAFASIKKK from the coding sequence GAAGAAGATCGAGAATTCAGACAATATTCCCCTCAGCTACTCCAAGGTCGTGCGCGCGACCCAGCCGAGTGTGGTCACCATCCTCACACTCACCAATCCGGAGCCAGAGGACCTTGCGACTGCTGAAAAGCCGCCGGAGAGGAGTCAGTTCAACCTGATTGCACCCGAACCCGAGAGAAAAGTAGAAGCCCGGCCCGGTGGCGGCTCCGGTGTGGTATTGACTGCTGAAGGGCACATCATCACCAACAATCACGTGGTGGAGGACGCCCACGTCATCAAGGTGCGGCTCCCCAACAGCACCAAGGACTTGGACGCGACGTTGGTAGGAAGGGACCCCGCCAGTGACATCGCGCTTCTGAAGGTGGACACCGCGCCTCTCAAGCCCATCACCATTGGAGACAGTTCGCAGATGGAGCCAGGGGACATCGTGCTGGCTCTCGGAAGCCCCTTTGGATTCGAGCAAACGGTGACACTGGGCATCGTCAGCGGCACCGGTCGCTCGCTGCACGGGATGCAGGAAAGAGAGTCCTTTGAAGACTTCATTCAGACCGACGCCCCCATCAATCCCGGCAACAGTGGCGGAGCCCTGGTGGATGCCCAAGGTCGGCTCATTGGAATCAACACCGCCACTTATGGTGGAGGTTGGATGGGGGCGAACAGCCTCGGCTTTGCTGTTCCCTCGAATCTGGCCATCCGTGTAGCGAATGACCTGCTCGTACACGGACGGGTGATCCGCGGATTCCTTGGCTCGGTCCTTGTTCCTGTGGATGAGAAGGAAGCCCTCCCCATTACAGGCCGGAGCGATCAACTTCCAGGCAAAGTCACGGACATCGTGGCAGGCTCACCTGCTGAGTCAGCGGGATTTGCTTCCGGAGATATCATCACCGCAGTCAATGGTGTGCCCATGCCCACCTCCTCGAAGCTGAAGTTCGTGATCGCGGGAATGGTGCCGGGCACGAAAGCTGAATTCACCGTCCTGCGCGGCAAGGAAACTCTCACCCTCACCCCCACGCTTGGTCAAGCCCCCAAACCCTATGACCGCCGGGTGCTCACTCCCCGGCAGGAGAGCGAAAGTCTTGCTCTGCAACCGGGTCTGGAGATTGGTCTGCTCAGTCGCACCCATCGCCTCCGCATCCAGGTGCCCGGCAACCTCGAAGGCGTGCGGGTTGTTCGCGCGGAAGTGGACGGCAAGCCCATGAGTTCCCTCTCAACGGATGATGTCATTCTCTCGATCAACGGCAAGACCACGTCGAGTCCAAAGATCGCCAAGGAGATATTTGACGCCATTCCCTCCGGCAGGCCCATCATGCTCCGTCTCTGGCGCCACGAAGCTGAAGCCTTCGCAAGCATCAAGAAAAAATAG
- a CDS encoding WD40 repeat domain-containing protein, translating into MILRTLTIASLLLAHGSLPAQKLEAIGTKPAPLNLIPPSPKAKSLLRWLGHEGASPEDEIGRAEWTPDGSRLLTSGQSGTASSIRVWRASDDRKSLSLEGSFMIGESWAISPDGKRIVGNQFGDLKNIWSFQMFDLDTLEGIWTTSARVPNMLGSTFSRDGKWLAVLNLHQRDLSNKRDYSVTILEADTGKHVETIRLKPDDGEPSNWQHHKMAFTKEALWIAPAYNEDGQTARISISDWKKTFVSEPESDEYVEKNLIVSADGKWIVLWGGPRYRAMQMVGDRLAVRFEGQTEYSKYGGPFGFASANISPDSRLLTVSGNGKHKVIDLEDRKVVHEDNKNCLCGLFSPDGKTLWGTCNPFRPIDTKSWKPPAETVPGHRGTVQFVSFSPDGKFLASQDAECIYIWSVDGSAPPRKLMSPPDEGKLYTLEWKPDGTEVWSANAPDFIRWRLSETVPPGTPQYAEKLFPGLKPGKTEVPWMKTIKAVPGTDLCYLSVAHMEKYELSYQLYEELRSPSKPAVVKPVMGRVLLKGRLPFSSSGEEIFDIEDNTLTAFKWTDGAVRKGMSAQNTSIAGGGANGPLVLTSSQQITLVDPATLQQIRAFMPPKGTRYSGGLDNLQGGCISRDGQWFVCSTDYQFMSVGRSPEYLVNIKGNGEAYPLPPMDNKAKSGAFSPDGRLLAIGHAGGLVSLWDVEKIRSESGPVPTEAPKSMFSSMKRYDSQKWDWPGPGLALKEGGKFTFTDDGGVECKEVGTVAGQLLIDGKPPKALRKVVSGMAPQGGVPDSLFAELDLRSDDGKTRLNRNIACSVRGSSRWQDTVENLSAEPVTVTLTYSSSLGSDLQNLRDRDSNVPTTLPDGTLKSSIPITELGTVIDKDGNSLSASLAFSTPSASVQPALKWDATGRRVVKEWTLKLQPFEKRILLMEFVLNPTTDRHTLHKLTLANRSLLPRLSAVLNFVPDEEEKRFLELDYPNYDLDTDGTKKDGLGFKWRPEISSGFGMAAEMGADRFFDIWLNGAPGMGSTPGLARNSSFRMGSTPGLARNPSLRMGPRLSNSTDGKVQSKRRHHFVPEIGMLLMHDEITNTGTEESNVEVLFNTVALDRFVQVVDAKGKILNCNSPLKFKDSGGQVALISEGTTKPALLLAFGSPEGKVHPSFKLVAGRGFFVGYNLRMKAGETISLLHIATQRPFSAYDSAASAFLEMDSLYALDVAKSQQWPAPANW; encoded by the coding sequence ATGATTCTTCGCACCCTCACCATCGCATCGCTACTCCTGGCTCACGGTTCATTGCCGGCCCAGAAGCTCGAAGCCATCGGCACCAAGCCCGCTCCCCTCAATCTGATCCCGCCCTCGCCCAAGGCAAAGAGCCTCCTCCGCTGGCTCGGACATGAAGGCGCGAGCCCCGAGGATGAAATCGGACGTGCAGAGTGGACCCCGGACGGAAGCAGGCTGCTCACCTCGGGACAAAGCGGTACAGCCTCGTCCATTCGGGTTTGGAGGGCTTCCGACGATCGAAAATCACTATCACTGGAAGGTTCTTTCATGATCGGAGAGAGCTGGGCGATCTCTCCGGATGGGAAGCGCATCGTGGGCAACCAGTTCGGCGATTTAAAAAACATATGGAGCTTTCAGATGTTCGATCTCGATACTCTTGAGGGTATCTGGACGACCTCAGCGAGAGTGCCCAACATGCTCGGCTCCACGTTCTCCAGGGATGGGAAATGGCTCGCCGTCCTCAACCTTCATCAACGTGACCTCAGTAACAAGCGGGACTACTCCGTGACCATCCTGGAAGCAGACACTGGAAAGCACGTTGAGACCATCCGTCTCAAACCCGACGACGGCGAACCGTCGAACTGGCAGCACCACAAAATGGCCTTCACCAAGGAGGCACTGTGGATTGCCCCAGCCTACAACGAGGACGGCCAGACTGCCAGGATCTCCATCAGTGACTGGAAAAAGACATTTGTTTCGGAGCCTGAATCAGATGAATACGTGGAAAAAAATTTAATCGTCAGCGCTGATGGCAAATGGATTGTGCTTTGGGGAGGTCCCAGGTATCGAGCCATGCAAATGGTGGGCGACCGACTGGCGGTGCGCTTCGAGGGCCAGACGGAGTATTCAAAATATGGTGGCCCATTTGGATTCGCCAGTGCGAACATCTCCCCCGACAGCAGACTGCTGACGGTTTCTGGAAATGGCAAACACAAGGTGATTGATCTGGAGGACCGAAAAGTGGTGCACGAGGACAACAAGAACTGCCTTTGCGGATTGTTCTCTCCAGATGGAAAAACTCTCTGGGGCACCTGCAACCCTTTCCGCCCCATCGATACCAAGAGCTGGAAACCCCCTGCGGAAACGGTTCCGGGACACCGCGGCACGGTGCAGTTTGTGTCCTTCAGCCCGGACGGAAAATTTCTCGCAAGCCAGGATGCAGAGTGCATCTATATCTGGAGTGTGGACGGCTCGGCCCCGCCGCGCAAGCTCATGAGCCCGCCGGATGAAGGGAAACTCTACACGCTGGAATGGAAGCCCGACGGGACAGAGGTCTGGAGTGCAAATGCTCCTGATTTCATCCGGTGGCGTCTGTCTGAAACCGTGCCCCCCGGCACGCCTCAATACGCGGAAAAGCTTTTCCCAGGATTGAAGCCCGGAAAAACAGAGGTTCCCTGGATGAAAACCATCAAAGCCGTTCCCGGCACCGATCTCTGCTATCTGTCCGTGGCACACATGGAAAAGTATGAGCTCAGCTACCAGCTCTATGAGGAACTGAGATCACCCAGCAAGCCGGCAGTCGTTAAGCCCGTGATGGGGAGAGTTTTGCTCAAGGGCCGCCTGCCCTTCTCCTCCTCAGGCGAAGAGATCTTTGATATTGAGGATAACACCCTTACTGCGTTCAAGTGGACAGATGGTGCCGTGCGCAAGGGCATGTCAGCCCAGAACACAAGCATTGCGGGTGGAGGCGCCAATGGACCGCTCGTTTTGACTTCCTCACAACAAATCACCCTGGTGGATCCTGCCACCCTGCAACAGATCCGCGCCTTTATGCCGCCCAAAGGAACCCGCTACAGCGGGGGCTTGGACAACCTTCAGGGAGGATGTATTTCCCGAGATGGTCAATGGTTCGTGTGCTCCACAGATTATCAATTCATGAGTGTGGGCAGGTCACCCGAATACCTGGTAAACATCAAAGGAAACGGCGAGGCCTATCCACTTCCCCCCATGGACAACAAGGCAAAGAGCGGCGCCTTCTCGCCAGACGGCCGCCTTCTCGCCATCGGACACGCGGGTGGTTTGGTTTCACTGTGGGATGTCGAAAAGATCCGGAGCGAGTCGGGCCCAGTGCCCACGGAAGCCCCGAAATCCATGTTCAGTTCCATGAAGCGCTACGATTCGCAGAAATGGGACTGGCCGGGACCGGGCCTGGCGCTCAAGGAAGGGGGCAAGTTCACCTTCACGGATGACGGCGGTGTCGAGTGCAAGGAAGTCGGTACCGTTGCTGGCCAGCTCCTCATAGACGGAAAACCACCGAAAGCACTGCGAAAGGTCGTAAGTGGAATGGCCCCCCAAGGTGGTGTGCCGGACAGCTTGTTCGCCGAACTGGATCTGCGCAGCGACGACGGGAAGACAAGGCTCAACCGCAACATCGCTTGCTCGGTCAGAGGCAGCTCACGCTGGCAGGATACCGTGGAAAACTTAAGCGCTGAACCTGTCACGGTGACGCTGACATACAGCTCCAGCCTCGGAAGCGATCTCCAAAATCTTCGGGACAGGGATTCCAATGTGCCCACCACACTCCCGGACGGCACATTGAAATCGAGCATACCCATCACGGAATTGGGGACCGTTATCGACAAGGACGGCAATTCACTGTCAGCGAGCCTTGCCTTTTCCACCCCTTCTGCGTCCGTGCAACCTGCCCTCAAGTGGGACGCCACAGGACGACGAGTCGTGAAGGAGTGGACTCTCAAACTCCAGCCCTTTGAGAAGCGCATCCTTCTCATGGAGTTTGTCCTGAATCCAACCACGGACAGGCACACCCTGCACAAGCTCACTCTCGCCAATCGCAGCCTGCTCCCCCGTCTGTCCGCCGTGCTGAATTTTGTACCGGATGAAGAAGAGAAGCGCTTCCTCGAACTCGACTACCCAAATTATGACCTCGATACCGATGGGACCAAGAAGGACGGTCTCGGATTCAAATGGCGTCCTGAGATTTCGTCCGGCTTCGGGATGGCGGCGGAAATGGGAGCCGATAGGTTCTTTGATATATGGCTGAATGGAGCTCCCGGGATGGGCTCAACGCCTGGCTTGGCACGCAACTCTTCCTTCCGGATGGGCTCAACGCCTGGTCTGGCACGCAACCCTTCCCTCCGGATGGGACCACGACTGAGCAATTCTACCGACGGAAAAGTCCAATCCAAGCGTCGGCACCACTTCGTGCCTGAAATTGGCATGTTATTGATGCATGACGAAATCACCAACACCGGGACGGAAGAGTCCAACGTTGAGGTACTCTTCAATACCGTGGCTCTGGATCGCTTTGTCCAGGTAGTGGACGCGAAGGGGAAGATCTTGAACTGCAATTCGCCGCTGAAATTCAAAGACAGCGGCGGGCAGGTGGCCCTCATAAGTGAAGGAACCACGAAGCCGGCTCTCCTACTCGCCTTTGGAAGTCCCGAGGGGAAGGTACATCCATCCTTCAAGCTGGTGGCCGGGCGTGGATTCTTCGTGGGCTACAACCTGCGTATGAAGGCTGGCGAGACGATTTCCCTGCTTCACATTGCCACACAGCGCCCATTCTCGGCCTATGACAGTGCCGCATCTGCATTCCTCGAGATGGATTCTCTCTACGCCTTGGACGTAGCCAAGTCGCAACAGTGGCCCGCGCCTGCCAACTGGTAG
- a CDS encoding sulfatase: MLRACLAFAFAFLLLATSAGIAAEKNIIFYIADDMGTELGCYGNKVIKTPNIDGLAADGCVFTNAYATTASCSASRSVIMTGLHNHANGQYGHQHDTGHFSCYPNVVTLALPQVMKEAGYRTGIFGKHHVAPLAIFTYDVMVQEKGRNTIDLAESARKFITAKDEKPFIAYIATADPHRGGKQFDDVAGTPNPFGNLPAKKSYPGVTEVFYEPKDVIVPPWLPDTVESRAELAEYYQSVSRVDAGLGRLIQMLKEADLYDKTMIIVTSDHGMAFPGGKTTTYEPGLKVPMVVRNPYVAKRGIRNNALLSHVDITPTLLDFAGGLDKEKNAPIKPIDANAFWAERKLDKGENRGKRYNTYHGRTWLDILDKEEDPSRKTLYASHTFHEVQMYYPMRVVREGDLKLIWNIAYPLPYPFASDLWAASTWQAQLKKGKDAPYGVRTVGQYVQRPQFELYDLKYDPDEAKNLATDPAFAKELDSLKTKLREFQKSMGDPWEQKWDYE, encoded by the coding sequence ATGCTTCGCGCCTGCCTCGCCTTTGCCTTCGCATTCCTGCTCCTTGCCACCTCTGCCGGTATAGCCGCTGAGAAGAACATCATCTTCTACATCGCGGATGACATGGGTACGGAGCTGGGGTGCTACGGGAACAAGGTCATCAAGACGCCCAACATCGATGGGCTGGCTGCGGATGGATGCGTCTTCACCAATGCCTACGCCACCACCGCGAGTTGCAGTGCCAGCCGCTCGGTGATCATGACCGGCCTGCACAATCATGCGAATGGCCAGTACGGCCACCAGCATGACACGGGGCACTTCTCCTGCTACCCGAATGTGGTGACACTGGCCCTGCCCCAGGTGATGAAGGAGGCAGGCTACCGCACCGGCATCTTCGGCAAGCACCACGTGGCGCCGCTCGCCATCTTCACCTACGACGTGATGGTCCAGGAGAAGGGGCGCAATACCATCGATCTCGCGGAGAGCGCGCGGAAGTTCATCACCGCGAAGGATGAGAAGCCTTTCATCGCCTACATCGCCACCGCGGATCCACATCGTGGTGGGAAGCAGTTCGACGACGTGGCCGGCACTCCAAATCCCTTCGGCAACCTCCCTGCGAAGAAAAGCTATCCCGGCGTGACTGAGGTGTTCTACGAGCCGAAGGACGTGATCGTGCCGCCATGGTTGCCGGATACGGTGGAGAGCCGCGCGGAGCTGGCGGAGTACTACCAGAGCGTCTCGCGCGTGGACGCCGGACTCGGACGGCTCATTCAGATGCTGAAGGAAGCGGACCTGTACGACAAGACGATGATCATCGTCACCAGCGACCACGGCATGGCTTTCCCTGGTGGCAAGACCACCACCTACGAGCCCGGCCTCAAGGTGCCGATGGTCGTACGCAATCCGTACGTCGCAAAGCGTGGCATCCGTAACAACGCCCTCCTGAGCCATGTGGACATCACCCCGACGCTGCTCGACTTCGCCGGCGGTCTGGACAAGGAGAAGAACGCGCCCATCAAGCCCATCGATGCCAATGCCTTCTGGGCAGAGCGCAAGCTCGACAAGGGCGAGAACCGCGGCAAGCGCTACAACACCTACCACGGCCGCACGTGGCTGGACATCCTGGACAAGGAGGAAGACCCCTCGCGCAAGACACTCTATGCCTCACACACCTTCCACGAGGTGCAGATGTACTATCCCATGCGCGTCGTGCGCGAGGGGGACCTGAAACTCATCTGGAACATCGCCTATCCCCTGCCCTATCCCTTTGCCTCAGATCTCTGGGCCGCGAGCACCTGGCAGGCCCAACTCAAGAAGGGCAAGGACGCTCCCTACGGCGTGCGCACCGTGGGCCAGTACGTGCAGCGTCCGCAGTTCGAATTGTATGACCTGAAGTATGACCCGGATGAGGCCAAGAACCTCGCGACAGACCCTGCATTCGCGAAGGAGTTGGACTCACTCAAGACGAAGCTCCGTGAATTTCAGAAGAGCATGGGAGACCCGTGGGAGCAGAAGTGGGATTATGAGTGA
- a CDS encoding efflux RND transporter permease subunit — translation MQWLASISVKRPVFATVLVLVFVVVGMLGYTRLEVDRFPKVDFPTVMVTTYLDGATPGEIETDVTDKIEEAVNTVSGIDELHSTSAEGLSQVMISFLLEKDADVAAQEVRDRVNRILNELPDDAEPPRVEKLDPDATPVLNIALVADKPVREITEYADKVLRRQLESVAGVGQVTLLGGQKRQINVNLDPVRLRALNLTAVDVQSALRRQHVQIPAGVVKGSATESNLRVIGKLDTIAGLERLVVRENEGGLVRLGDVARVEDGAEEAESIARHNGVPTVLLSIRRQSGENTIKVVDAVKERLTEAEKRLPAGYKVDIVRDNSLVIRTSAHAVQEHLILGAVFAALIVLFFLGNSRATLISALAIPTSIIASFGVMWAANVTLNQISLVALALAVGIVIDDAIIVVENIFRHIEEKKQDPYTAAVEGTKDIGLAVMATTFSLLAVFVPVAFLSGIVGRFLASFGLTMSFAIAVSLLVSFTLAPMLSARMLKVTRPNWLERWMAKLVNIFYKPIEAVYMVMLRFSMRYRWVVVLTCIGVLYSTGFLMQKVQKGLLPETEEAQFQMSFRTPEGTSLAATDLAAERVARDIRNMPGVEYTLVTIGDNDQRTQNLASVYVRLTDPSQRKETQSQLMDQVRQEIVSKYPSDWRMTVMLVPAFDSGQSSANVQYMIAGPDLERISQAAKAAMEEARKIPGIRDLDTTLVDGKPEITAVVDRSKAGEMGVNIADLSSTLRILVGGVDVSTYTDRGEQYDIHVRADERYRNNEDALSALFVPSAKSGPVPLKNVVSLKEGDGPAQIKRTGRRRQVTITANNAPGVGEAEILAAIDTAVKKQNLPAEYDTGPVGRSKELRRTLIAFVTAFGLAFIFMYLVLAAQFESWIHPFTILLALPLTLPFALLSLLLFGESLNIFSILGLLVLFGMVKKNGILQIDHTNQLREKGMGRLEAILQANKDRLRPILMTTIAFVAGMLPLLFARGIGASMNTATAGIIIGGQTFSLLLTLLAIPVFYSLFDDVVAWRRRRAEKREARRAKAEAGVKESEGEFTPLQPDAV, via the coding sequence ATGCAGTGGCTTGCCTCCATCTCTGTTAAGCGTCCCGTCTTTGCCACCGTGCTCGTGCTGGTGTTCGTGGTCGTGGGCATGCTCGGTTACACCCGCCTGGAAGTGGACCGTTTCCCCAAGGTGGACTTTCCCACCGTGATGGTCACCACCTACCTGGATGGTGCCACGCCGGGAGAAATTGAAACCGACGTCACGGATAAGATTGAAGAAGCCGTGAACACCGTCAGCGGCATTGACGAGTTGCACTCGACCTCCGCCGAAGGCCTCTCGCAGGTGATGATTTCCTTCCTGCTGGAGAAGGATGCCGACGTGGCCGCACAGGAAGTGCGCGACCGTGTGAACCGCATCCTCAATGAACTGCCGGACGATGCCGAGCCTCCGCGCGTGGAGAAGCTCGACCCGGATGCGACCCCCGTGCTGAACATCGCGCTCGTGGCGGACAAGCCCGTACGTGAGATCACGGAGTACGCGGATAAGGTCCTACGCCGCCAGCTTGAGAGCGTGGCCGGGGTGGGGCAGGTGACCCTGCTCGGGGGCCAGAAGCGGCAGATCAATGTGAATCTCGACCCGGTGCGACTGCGTGCACTGAATCTCACCGCGGTGGATGTGCAGTCTGCGCTGCGCCGCCAGCATGTGCAGATTCCCGCGGGCGTGGTGAAGGGCAGTGCGACAGAATCGAACCTGCGTGTCATCGGCAAGCTGGATACGATTGCCGGCCTGGAGCGTCTTGTGGTCCGGGAGAATGAAGGCGGCCTCGTGCGCCTCGGTGATGTGGCTCGTGTGGAGGACGGTGCTGAAGAAGCGGAGTCCATCGCGCGGCACAATGGTGTGCCCACGGTGTTGCTTTCCATCCGCAGGCAATCAGGTGAGAACACCATCAAGGTGGTCGATGCCGTGAAGGAGCGTCTTACGGAAGCGGAGAAGCGACTTCCTGCGGGATACAAGGTGGACATCGTGCGTGACAACTCGCTAGTGATTCGCACCAGCGCGCACGCGGTGCAGGAGCACTTGATTCTCGGTGCTGTGTTCGCGGCGTTGATTGTGCTCTTCTTCCTGGGGAACAGCCGCGCCACGCTCATCTCCGCGCTGGCCATTCCCACGTCCATCATCGCCAGCTTCGGCGTGATGTGGGCGGCGAATGTCACGCTGAATCAAATCAGCCTCGTGGCCCTCGCACTCGCGGTGGGTATCGTGATCGACGATGCCATCATCGTGGTGGAGAATATCTTCCGCCACATCGAGGAGAAGAAGCAGGACCCGTATACTGCCGCCGTGGAGGGTACGAAGGACATCGGCCTGGCGGTGATGGCGACGACGTTCTCACTTCTCGCTGTGTTCGTGCCGGTGGCGTTCCTGAGCGGCATCGTGGGACGTTTCCTGGCGAGCTTCGGTCTCACCATGTCCTTCGCCATTGCGGTGTCGCTGCTCGTGAGCTTTACGCTCGCGCCGATGCTCTCGGCTCGCATGTTGAAAGTCACGCGCCCGAACTGGCTCGAACGCTGGATGGCAAAGCTGGTGAACATCTTCTACAAGCCAATCGAGGCTGTCTATATGGTGATGCTTCGCTTCTCCATGCGCTATCGCTGGGTGGTGGTGTTGACTTGCATCGGCGTGCTCTACAGTACCGGATTCTTGATGCAGAAAGTGCAGAAGGGCTTGCTTCCGGAAACGGAGGAAGCGCAGTTCCAGATGTCCTTCCGCACACCGGAGGGCACCAGCCTCGCTGCCACGGACCTCGCCGCGGAGCGTGTGGCGCGTGACATCCGCAACATGCCCGGCGTGGAGTACACCCTCGTGACGATTGGTGACAACGACCAGCGCACTCAAAACCTTGCGAGTGTGTATGTGCGGCTCACCGATCCGTCGCAGCGCAAGGAAACGCAGTCGCAGCTCATGGATCAGGTGCGCCAGGAGATCGTGTCGAAGTATCCGTCCGACTGGCGCATGACGGTGATGCTCGTGCCTGCCTTCGACTCAGGGCAGTCGAGTGCCAATGTGCAGTATATGATCGCGGGGCCGGACCTCGAACGCATCAGCCAGGCGGCGAAGGCGGCGATGGAAGAGGCTCGCAAGATTCCCGGCATCCGTGACCTTGATACCACCCTGGTGGACGGCAAGCCGGAGATCACCGCTGTGGTGGACCGCAGCAAGGCGGGTGAGATGGGCGTGAACATCGCCGACCTGTCCTCCACCCTGCGCATTCTGGTGGGCGGTGTGGATGTGTCCACCTACACAGACCGTGGCGAGCAGTATGACATTCACGTGCGTGCGGATGAACGCTACCGCAACAATGAGGATGCGTTGTCCGCGCTCTTCGTGCCGTCTGCCAAGTCAGGTCCTGTACCGCTGAAGAACGTGGTGAGTCTGAAGGAAGGCGATGGTCCTGCGCAGATCAAGCGCACCGGGCGTCGCCGTCAGGTGACCATCACCGCAAACAACGCGCCGGGTGTGGGTGAGGCGGAGATTCTCGCCGCCATCGATACTGCGGTGAAGAAGCAGAACCTGCCCGCGGAGTACGATACGGGTCCGGTGGGACGCTCCAAGGAACTGCGCCGTACCTTGATTGCCTTCGTCACCGCCTTCGGACTGGCCTTCATCTTCATGTACCTCGTGCTCGCCGCGCAGTTCGAGTCGTGGATTCACCCGTTCACCATTCTGCTGGCACTGCCGCTGACCTTACCTTTCGCGCTGTTATCACTGCTGCTGTTTGGTGAGTCGTTGAACATCTTCTCCATCCTGGGGCTGCTCGTGCTCTTCGGCATGGTGAAGAAGAACGGCATTCTGCAAATCGACCACACGAACCAGCTTCGCGAAAAGGGCATGGGACGACTCGAAGCCATCCTGCAGGCGAACAAGGATCGCCTTCGTCCCATCTTGATGACCACCATTGCGTTTGTGGCAGGCATGCTGCCGCTGCTCTTTGCGCGTGGCATTGGCGCTTCGATGAATACCGCCACGGCGGGGATCATCATCGGCGGCCAGACCTTCTCGCTGTTGCTCACGCTGCTGGCGATTCCGGTGTTCTATTCGCTCTTTGATGATGTGGTTGCGTGGCGGAGGCGTCGTGCAGAGAAGCGGGAGGCACGGCGGGCAAAGGCGGAGGCTGGGGTCAAGGAAAGTGAGGGTGAGTTCACTCCGCTGCAGCCGGATGCAGTGTGA
- a CDS encoding efflux RND transporter periplasmic adaptor subunit: MQKNLSISALALVSVLALSACGRHPAPTSAAEHKPAAKEVPPVPVTVAVAEERPMPRYLQVSGELKSGLDAAVAANAAGKVMETPMERGSVVKAGDVLVKLDDRAAALALREAEAHVNQAQSRLDFAIAEWKRNEPLAKTRAISAADYEKLTVEQKSARADLDAAIARRDTSKKNLDDMVIRAPFAGSVMERRISPGEYVQLNTQVVQLVANDHLRLLLNVPETAIGSIEAGQEVTFEVPAFPGRTFTGVVKYIGAALRQSSRDLMVEANVPNLDGVLKQGMFAEGRLLLPEKPGVAVPKSAIRTSGGQPRVFVVEHEQVTERLVDLGEHQGDWLEIRSGVSKGETVVTDPAASTVDGVRITVAMKP, translated from the coding sequence ATGCAAAAAAACCTCAGTATCTCCGCGCTCGCACTGGTCTCCGTGCTGGCGCTTTCTGCGTGTGGACGCCACCCCGCGCCCACCAGTGCTGCCGAGCACAAGCCGGCGGCAAAGGAAGTGCCCCCTGTGCCAGTGACCGTGGCTGTGGCGGAAGAACGCCCCATGCCGCGCTACCTTCAAGTCTCTGGTGAACTCAAGAGTGGACTCGATGCCGCCGTCGCTGCGAATGCCGCTGGCAAGGTGATGGAGACTCCCATGGAGCGTGGCAGTGTGGTGAAGGCCGGCGATGTGCTCGTGAAGCTGGATGACAGAGCCGCGGCGCTTGCCCTGCGCGAAGCCGAAGCACATGTAAACCAGGCACAATCACGCCTCGATTTCGCCATCGCGGAATGGAAGCGCAATGAACCCCTCGCGAAGACCCGCGCCATTTCAGCGGCAGACTACGAAAAGCTGACTGTGGAACAGAAGAGTGCCCGTGCGGATCTGGATGCTGCCATTGCGCGTCGCGACACTTCGAAGAAGAATCTGGATGACATGGTGATTCGCGCGCCCTTCGCAGGGAGTGTCATGGAGAGGCGCATTTCTCCGGGTGAGTATGTGCAGCTCAATACGCAAGTCGTGCAACTCGTTGCGAATGATCATCTTCGCCTCCTGCTCAATGTGCCGGAGACCGCGATTGGCAGCATCGAAGCCGGGCAGGAAGTGACCTTTGAAGTGCCTGCGTTTCCCGGACGCACCTTTACCGGTGTGGTGAAGTACATTGGCGCTGCTCTCCGCCAGTCCTCACGTGACTTGATGGTGGAGGCGAATGTGCCCAATTTGGATGGTGTCTTGAAGCAAGGCATGTTCGCCGAGGGGCGATTGTTGCTGCCGGAGAAACCCGGCGTGGCCGTGCCGAAGAGTGCCATACGCACCAGCGGGGGACAGCCTCGTGTGTTTGTGGTGGAGCATGAGCAGGTCACCGAGCGTCTGGTGGATCTTGGCGAGCACCAGGGCGACTGGCTGGAGATCCGAAGTGGTGTTTCCAAGGGCGAGACCGTGGTCACCGATCCCGCCGCATCCACGGTGGATGGCGTGCGCATCACCGTGGCGATGAAGCCCTGA